One Setaria viridis chromosome 5, Setaria_viridis_v4.0, whole genome shotgun sequence genomic region harbors:
- the LOC117856638 gene encoding uncharacterized protein, protein MEKMNMVASRKPGDWSCRSCQYVNFCKREACQRCGEAKLGGERTDYAALGGDWDVKPGDWYCCRCGVHNYASRGSCFKCSAAKNEAAAAVAQGWGFTVAGQAGMKPGDWICPRLGCNVQNYANRTECFRCNMPRSYYG, encoded by the exons ATGGAGAAGATGAACATGGTTGCTAGCAGGAAGCCCGGCGACTGGAGCTGCCGGTCGTGCCAGTACGTGAACTTCTGCAAGCGTGAGGCGTGCCAGCGCTGCGGCGAGGCGAAGCTGGGCGGCGAGCGGACGGACTACGCCGCGCTGGGCGGCGACTGGGACGTCAAGCCCGGCGACTGGTACTGCTGCCGCTGCGGCGTCCACAACTACGCCTCCCGGGGCAGCTGCTTCAAGTGCTCCGCCGCCAAGAacgaggcggccgccgccgtcgcgcaggGGTGGGGGTTCACCGTCGCCGGCCAGGCCGGGATGAAGCCCGGCGACTGGATCTGCCCAAG ACTGGGCTGCAACGTGCAGAACTACGCCAACCGAACTGAGTGCTTCAGGTGCAATATGCCCAGATCATACTACG GTTGA